The DNA window TCTCCGTCAAAAATGACGTGGGCGAGGGAATGTACGTGGATTTGACCAAAGCCAGACCGAGAATGGCGGGATCCAGCCAGGTTGCTATGTTCTTGACATGTTCTTAAATCTGACTTAGTGTCGCGCTTGCCTTTCGCAGTGTGAACCGGGCTCCTGACCATAAGGAGTCCGTGCATGACACGGCCAATCTGTCTCCAGGTTTACATCTCCAGCGAGCTCAGCTCGCTGATCCGCAAGGCCGCCAAGGCCAAGGGGATCAGCATGAGCGAATGGGTTCGTGCCTTGCTTGCCAATGCCTGCGCAGAGGACGATCTTGCCTCGCGCCTCGACACTTCCATCGAGCGCATCTCGCGCCGCTCGGTATTCCTCATGGTCGGGGTTGATGCGCTGCTGGCAGGGCATCCCGATCACGCTCTGCGCGGTCGGGCTCATCAGGCCTATGCGCGCAAGTGCAAGGAGCTCGGTCTCTCCACGTCCGCCGGCGAGGGAGGTTCCGATGAAGCGTAACCTCGTCAACTTCACGCGCGGCAGCCAGCTGCTCGGCCATTTCAGCTTCATGTTCGCGGCGGGTCTCAAGGGCCCCCTGATTGTCGCCGCGCTCGTGATCTCATGGACATCGTGGTGGACCATTTCAGCAGGGCTCACCGATCACGAAGTCTACCTGGTTTGGATGCGGATCTATGCTGCCATCTACGGTTTCATGGAGTTCGATCCTGCCAAGCGCATCACGCTGGAGACAGCATTCGGCGCGACCATTCAGTTTCCGATTGCGCAGCTCGATCATTATCCGCCGGTCGTCCATGCGTGGGAGAAACTCACGGCTCTTCTGAGCAGTGCCTTGTGGCGTTCCGGGTTCCTGCTCGTACCAGCCTTTGCGGTCTTCTACTGGTTCGCCGAGCGGTTCGGTGGCCGCTCCAAGGAGCGCAAGCACGAGCGCGGCGCGATGCTTGTCACGCTCTCCGAGCTCGTCGATGAACTGACCACCCACAACCGGCGCGAGCGCACCCGTGAACTCGATTCTGCGCTGGGCTGGAAGTGGCGGCTCAGCCTGCCGCGAGAGATCGCCCGGGTCTTTCCCTATCGGCCAGCACATATTGCCACGGTTACGTACCCATGGCGGCTCGAGCAGAGCCATGCGATGCTCATTGGCACCACCGGCATGGGCAAGACCGTGGCGATCTCGGACATGATTGCGGAGGCAAGAGCCAAGGGCCAGCGCTGCATCGTCTTCGATTTGACCGGTGCCTTTATCGAACATTTCCATACGGCCCACTGCGACATCATCCTGAACCCGCTCGATGCGCGCTGCCCCCAGTGGAGCCTGTTCGACGAATGCCGCACTGAGGGAGAGTTCTGGGCAGCTGCAGATGCCCTGGTACCCCATGACGGGGGCGGTGAAGCACAGTTCTGGGTGATCGCCGCCCGTGCCTTGTTCGTCGAATTCTGCCTCAAACTCGTGGCCGATGGCAGGGCGAGTAACGAAGCTCTTGCCCGCGAGCTCATGACCGCGGATCTGTCGCGCGTTCATGCCATGATGCGCGGCACCATCGCCGATCCGCTGACCGCACCGGAAGCCGCCCGCATGGCGGAATCGATCCGGGCGGTGTTCAACGTCAATGCCAAGGCGCTCAAGTTGTTGCCGACTACCGCGCCTCGCTTCTCGGTCCGAAAGTGGATCGAAGAGGGCGCAGATGGAGTCCAGGACCAGGGCTCCATCCTGTTCATATCCGCCCGCTACGTCGACATGAGCGTTTGCGCGCAGCTGCTCACGCTCTGGCTCGATACAGCGATGAATACGCTCATGACTGGCCCACGCACGCGCGATCTGAAGTGCTGGTTCTTCGTCGATGAATTAGGGGCATTGCATCGCCTGCCAGCCCTCGAGAAAGGATTGCAGACAGCGCGCAATTTCGGCGGCGCCATTGTCCTCGGCATCCATGCCTACGCCAAGCTCAAGGAAGTCTACGGCGAGAACATGGCGATGACCCTGTCATCGCTGGCCCGGACGAAACTGATCCTCGGGACCGCTGACCGGGAAACGGCAACCTGGTGCTCCGACTTCATTGGCCATCGCCAGGTGCGCGACATGGAGGAGGGCTACACCTACGGCTACAACAATGCCCGTGATGCTGTGAGCCTCACCCCGCGCAAGCACATCGAGCCGCTGCTGCTGCCCGACCAGTTGATGAACCTGCCGCGGCTGTCCGGGTACATCAAGTTCCCCGATGGTTTCCCTGCCGCGCCCGTCAGGCTCACCCCGGTCGATCGGCCCAAGCGAGCAGAGACATTCATCGCCCGGGTGAAGGATGGCCCCAAGGCACCGGTTACCGAGCCTCAGCCGCCGGCACAGCAGGCGCGGCAGTCGACAGCATCAACGGGCAATGAGCATCCCTCGTCTAACGACGATGGGGCGGGCAAGCCGGTCGTGCCCAAGCAGGGAGAGCTGGCCCTCGACCAGAGGCTGCAATCCGAGCCGAAACAGAAGCCTGACGCGGCCGTAAAGGATTTGCAGCGGCCAGTTGAAAGCACGCTCGGCAAGACGCCGAAGGAGCAGGAACGGGCCGCTCGATCGGGGAAAGAGAAGGTGGGCAACGCCAAGCGGGAGAGTTCGAACACCCGAACTGAAGCAAGGCCGAGAAAGGCTGGACCCTCCACCCGCCCGCTCCTCCCGACCGGCGAGGCTGCCGCGATGCCGGATCAGTCGGCCACTCCCAAGGGCACTGCTTGGGCCGGAACGCCGGAAGCGAAGCCGCCGCACGAGGGTAAGCCGGATAGCCCCAAGAGTGGAGGACCCAGCGATGCAGCAGCGCGTAAGCTGATGCTCGAGGATGGTCTGCGCGAGCAAGAGCTGCCGCCGATGACGGGGCCTGACCTCGGCGACATGGAGATGTGAGCATGTCACCGATTGCCACCGCTACGGGAGACGGTCGATGCTGTCGGTAGCCAATGTCCGCACAGCAGGCGGCGCGGCCAACTACTTTGCTGCCGACAACTACTACACGCGGGCGGATGCCGACCGCTCCGGCGAATGGCTCGGGAAGGGCGCTGCAGCCATGGGGCTAAACGGGAGCGTAGACGCGCGGCAGTTCGAGGCAGTCCTCAAAGGCATGCTGCCCGATGGCAGCCGGGTTGGCAGTGACAATCGGGCCCATCGGGCAGGGACCGATCTCACCTTTTCAATGCCGAAAAGCTGGTCGGTCCTCGCGCTGGTGGGCGGCGACAAACGGATCCTCGACGCCTACGCCGCGGCCGTCCGGGAAACCCTGCGCTGGGCCGAGAAAAACCTCGCGGAGACCCGGATGGAGGTCCGCGGCAGGGAGCGCGTCGTGCAGACCGGCAACCTTGCGATCGCGCTCTTCCAGCACGACACCAACCGCAACCAGGAGCCCAATGCGCATTTCCATGCCGTCATCGCCAATGTGACCCAGGGGCCGGACGGCAAATGGCGGGCGCTGCGCAACGACAAGCTCTGGCAGCACAACACCTTGCTTAATGCCATGACGATGGCCCGGTTTCGTCTGGACGTGGAGAAGCTAGGCTACGAGGTTGGGGAGTTCGGCAAGCACGGCAATTTCGAGGCCGTCGGGGTGCCAAAGGCCGTGCGCGATGCCTTCAGTTCCCGGCGTGCAGAGATCCTGGAGGCAGCAGCCCAGATGAACTTCTCTGGGCCGGGCGTCCTTGATGCCGCAACCTTGATGACCCGCGCAGAAAAGAGGCTGATCGAGGATCGCGATGCGCTGACGCAGCAGTGGCGGGAGACCTCCGCGAGGCTCGGCTTTGATCCCGCTTTGGTCATTGCCAGAGCCAACGCACGCAGTGCGCAGGACCTTGGAAACGTGACCGGCTTTGGCCCTGCCGTGCGAGCGCTTGTCCGCCAAGGGCAAGCCATTGCAGCCGCCTTTGCCGAGCGGCTGGGCCTGCGTGAAGGCGATCCGTTGATACCCGCACGTATGGGTAACCGCAGCGTGGAGCAGGTCGCCGCGATCCATGCGGTTGCCTCGGCTGTCCGGCATCTGGGCGAGCGGGAAGCAGCCTTTACCCGCTCGGAGATCTATCGCGCGGCGCTTGGCTTTGCGCTGCCGACCTCGCTCGTTGAGATCGAGAACCGGGTCGACCAGCTCGTGCGTCAGGGGCACCTGGAAAAGGGCAGGGGAGGCGACCGGGACCTCCTGACAACGCGTGATGCGGTCAGCCTTGAGCAACGTATCATTGCGGCGGTCGAAAGTGGGCGCGGTGTGGCCCCGGCGATCATTGCACCGGAACTCGCGGGGACACGGCTGCAGGCCCTCTCCCAGATAAAATACGGCCTGACCCTCAACCCTGGGCAGGAAGGGGCAGGGCGCTTGCTGCTTGGATCGCACAACCGCATCGTCGCGATCCAGGGCGTTGCCGGTGCGGGCAAGAGCACGGTCCTGAAGCCCGTCGCCGATATCCTGCGGGAAGAAGGCAGGGCAGTGCTGGGCCTCGCGGTCCAGAACACGCTGGTCCACATGCTCGAGCGCGACACAGGCATCCCGTCGATGACCGTATCGCGGTTTTTGGGCCAGCACCGCGACCTGCTCGAAGAGGCTGACGCGGCTCGCCTAGCCGAGGCGAGAGCAGCGATGCGCGGTACTGTCGTGCTGCTCGACGAAGCATCGATGGTCGGCAATGCCGACAAGGAAAAGCTGGTGCGGCTGGCAAACCTGCTCGAACTCGGCCGCTTTGCCAGCATTGGCGACCGCAAGCAGCTGGGCGCTGTCGATGCCGGCAAGCCGTTCGACGTGATGCAGCAGGGGGGAGTCGAGACTGCGGTGATGGGCACCAACCTCAGGGCGCGGACCGAGGTGCTGCGTAATGCCCAGCAGGCTGCCCAAGATGGACGGATCGAGGACGCCATGCGTCATCTGGCGCCCCAGGTGATCGAGGTGGGAAACGGAGCAGCCGTCGAGGCTGCGGCGGCATGGTTGTCGCTCCCATCAGGGGAGCGCGAGGCTACCGCAATTTACGCTTCAGGCCGAGCCCTGCGCAGCGCTGTGAACGAAGCCGTACAAACGGGCCTGAAGGCAAACGGGGAATTGGGACCTGGGGCGATGCGCCTCAGTACTCTGTCGCGCGTCAACGTCACCCGCGAAGAGCTGCGTTATGCCAGCACCTATGCGCCCGGCATGGTGGTCGAGGTCGCGCGCCGCCAACGCGGGCAGGGCCTTTCTCCCGGCGAGTATCGCGTGATCTCGGCCGACATCGCGCGCGAGCGGGTTACGCTGGAGAACGAGCGGGGTCGTCAGTTCGAGCTTCGTCCGGGCAAGTTCCGGCCACAAGGTGAGCAGGATGCACTGCGGCTCTTCGAGGTGCGCGAACTCGACATCCACACCCATGATCGGATCCGATGGACCGAGACCGATCACAAGCGGGGCCTGCTTAATGCCGACCAGGCTCGGATTGTTGCAGTTGATAGCGCCGGGGTCGTTGTGAAGACATCTCTGGGTGCAGAGCACAGGCTGGAGCAGGGCGACCCGATGCTGCGCCGTCTCGATCTCGCCTACGCGCTCAATGCCCATATGGCTCAGGGCCTCACCTCCGATCGCGGTATCGCGGTCATGGACAGCCGTGAACGCAATCTGGCCAACCAGCAGACGTTCCTGGTGACAATCACCCGGCTACGCGATGGCCTCACCCTGTTTGTCGATAATGCCGGCAAGCTCGAAGCGGCCGTGGAACGCAACGCAGGCATGAAGCGCTCGGCGCTGGAGACGGTCGATCTGCTGCGCGATGCAGCCGCCAAAGGGCAGGCCAAGGATCGCTTGGCACCCGCGCTTGAACGCAAGCCCCCAGAGCTCGATCGCTCGATCGCCAAGCCCTTCGAGATCGGCATATAGTGTTCTGCCTTCCACACCTCTCCGATCACCATCGGTTGACTGCAAGTTCTTTATTTGTTCTCATGAGCGCATGCGCCGAATCTCTGACGACCTTCTTCTGACCCACCTCGAAGTCGCCCTGGCCGTTGCGCCAGAGCACACCCTCGCTCGCCTCAATGCCGATGATCCGCGTGTGCAGCGTGGTGCGCGTGTCGATCTTGCCCGCCATCTGGTGGAGCGCATGTGTGGTTTCAGGATTGAAGGCGATGCCAGTGGCCCATCCAGCGCGCAGGCATGTCTGTTTCCAGGCGATCTATCGCCGATCGGATGAACGAGACGGTAGCGTCGAAGACGGCTACTGCAGCCGGGCGCCATCACGGATGGAGGTCAGCTGGACAATCCGCTCAGCGATTGCCTGCCACGCACGAATTCCAGCCTGGTCGTGCGCGAGAGCGAGAGCGCCAATCTGCTCGGCGACGTGCAACGGTGCCTTGTCGCCATGGGTTAGCAGAACATGGTTGGCACAGGCCCAGAGTTCCCAATCGCTGAGCATCAAGA is part of the Sphingobium amiense genome and encodes:
- the mobF gene encoding MobF family relaxase, translated to MLSVANVRTAGGAANYFAADNYYTRADADRSGEWLGKGAAAMGLNGSVDARQFEAVLKGMLPDGSRVGSDNRAHRAGTDLTFSMPKSWSVLALVGGDKRILDAYAAAVRETLRWAEKNLAETRMEVRGRERVVQTGNLAIALFQHDTNRNQEPNAHFHAVIANVTQGPDGKWRALRNDKLWQHNTLLNAMTMARFRLDVEKLGYEVGEFGKHGNFEAVGVPKAVRDAFSSRRAEILEAAAQMNFSGPGVLDAATLMTRAEKRLIEDRDALTQQWRETSARLGFDPALVIARANARSAQDLGNVTGFGPAVRALVRQGQAIAAAFAERLGLREGDPLIPARMGNRSVEQVAAIHAVASAVRHLGEREAAFTRSEIYRAALGFALPTSLVEIENRVDQLVRQGHLEKGRGGDRDLLTTRDAVSLEQRIIAAVESGRGVAPAIIAPELAGTRLQALSQIKYGLTLNPGQEGAGRLLLGSHNRIVAIQGVAGAGKSTVLKPVADILREEGRAVLGLAVQNTLVHMLERDTGIPSMTVSRFLGQHRDLLEEADAARLAEARAAMRGTVVLLDEASMVGNADKEKLVRLANLLELGRFASIGDRKQLGAVDAGKPFDVMQQGGVETAVMGTNLRARTEVLRNAQQAAQDGRIEDAMRHLAPQVIEVGNGAAVEAAAAWLSLPSGEREATAIYASGRALRSAVNEAVQTGLKANGELGPGAMRLSTLSRVNVTREELRYASTYAPGMVVEVARRQRGQGLSPGEYRVISADIARERVTLENERGRQFELRPGKFRPQGEQDALRLFEVRELDIHTHDRIRWTETDHKRGLLNADQARIVAVDSAGVVVKTSLGAEHRLEQGDPMLRRLDLAYALNAHMAQGLTSDRGIAVMDSRERNLANQQTFLVTITRLRDGLTLFVDNAGKLEAAVERNAGMKRSALETVDLLRDAAAKGQAKDRLAPALERKPPELDRSIAKPFEIGI
- a CDS encoding DUF6961 family protein, with translation MLSDWELWACANHVLLTHGDKAPLHVAEQIGALALAHDQAGIRAWQAIAERIVQLTSIRDGARLQ
- a CDS encoding type IV secretion system DNA-binding domain-containing protein, whose translation is MKRNLVNFTRGSQLLGHFSFMFAAGLKGPLIVAALVISWTSWWTISAGLTDHEVYLVWMRIYAAIYGFMEFDPAKRITLETAFGATIQFPIAQLDHYPPVVHAWEKLTALLSSALWRSGFLLVPAFAVFYWFAERFGGRSKERKHERGAMLVTLSELVDELTTHNRRERTRELDSALGWKWRLSLPREIARVFPYRPAHIATVTYPWRLEQSHAMLIGTTGMGKTVAISDMIAEARAKGQRCIVFDLTGAFIEHFHTAHCDIILNPLDARCPQWSLFDECRTEGEFWAAADALVPHDGGGEAQFWVIAARALFVEFCLKLVADGRASNEALARELMTADLSRVHAMMRGTIADPLTAPEAARMAESIRAVFNVNAKALKLLPTTAPRFSVRKWIEEGADGVQDQGSILFISARYVDMSVCAQLLTLWLDTAMNTLMTGPRTRDLKCWFFVDELGALHRLPALEKGLQTARNFGGAIVLGIHAYAKLKEVYGENMAMTLSSLARTKLILGTADRETATWCSDFIGHRQVRDMEEGYTYGYNNARDAVSLTPRKHIEPLLLPDQLMNLPRLSGYIKFPDGFPAAPVRLTPVDRPKRAETFIARVKDGPKAPVTEPQPPAQQARQSTASTGNEHPSSNDDGAGKPVVPKQGELALDQRLQSEPKQKPDAAVKDLQRPVESTLGKTPKEQERAARSGKEKVGNAKRESSNTRTEARPRKAGPSTRPLLPTGEAAAMPDQSATPKGTAWAGTPEAKPPHEGKPDSPKSGGPSDAAARKLMLEDGLREQELPPMTGPDLGDMEM